In the Wyeomyia smithii strain HCP4-BCI-WySm-NY-G18 chromosome 2, ASM2978416v1, whole genome shotgun sequence genome, one interval contains:
- the LOC129724224 gene encoding DNA-directed RNA polymerases I, II, and III subunit RPABC3, whose translation MSGILFEDIFNVKDMDPEGKKFDRVSRLHCESESFKMDLILDINSWLYPMELGDKFRLVLATTLHEDGTPASMEYNAAEIEGSRADSFEYVMFGKVYRIEGDDAQSESANRLSAYVSFGGLLMRLQGDANNLHGFEIDQNMYLLMKKLAF comes from the exons ATGTCCGGAATACTGTTCGAGGATATCTTTAACGTCAAAGATATGGACCCGGAAGGAAAGAAGTTCGATCGTGTGAGTAGGTTACACTGTGAGTCCGAATCGTTCAAAATGGACCTGATATTGGATATCAACTCTTGGCTCTACCCGATGGAGCTGGGCGATAAGTTTCGGTTGGTTTTGGCTACCACATTGCACGAGGATGGAACGCCAG CAAGCATGGAATACAACGCCGCCGAAATTGAGGGTTCGCGGGCAGACAGCTTCGAATACGTGATGTTCGGGAAAGTGTACCGGATCGAGGGTGACGACGCGCAGTCCGAATCGGCCAATCGATTGTCCGCCTACGTTTCCTTCGGGGGACTACTGATGCGGCTTCAGGGCGACGCAAACAATCTGCACGGGTTTGAGATAGATCAGAACATGTATTTGCTGATGAAAAAACTAGCCTTTTAA